Proteins encoded in a region of the Salmo trutta chromosome 34, fSalTru1.1, whole genome shotgun sequence genome:
- the si:ch73-347e22.4 gene encoding uncharacterized protein si:ch73-347e22.4 produces MEESWDSIDEAGDYSTDAARHLPSCSCQQITEHKGTEVGEETLTDMTAFKVKNDEGSAPVSDIHSHSKIMAQDLHRKATEVTHDKCPSVSERSCPVGLTNVQEICILSSGFDVKKNRERDSAAVEVDTIVSFPPFSSNLTKNIKGNVTLSPTAKIAVTQGLSASSLSDHAQYSREVVDEKTYADVSHQTLPLADTKKGKEKMSLNTLLPVMEKQQKRKAGRPYKKKTLVKMARLLAIVQERDSDVTELHRVTHHKDTLTPSCKQTKEKKKDEMLEFPPTTSSDTCFGCNSTSDSSNHLTIAHSDDIISASQIAGPSISMEFNQPSRIQKPSKTTQKEELKIKEVSALKLTTVTKGQYSPIEQALTQNTLVPSENALKVQKRPGKNKKMISKGGNGRTQAFKRNRMNPSSLFTTQSQSSNATPQDKINLGLSQDATPLQSSDIKMEPKYLSDTSVLDVKNNLKEHQKREPPSKNFTEGSVKSPGIMSKCFDLSITQKDQGARSDMKREIKDNVTANISAVGNQGEMTPRTQELSRLKSIEDVLKLKRKAGRPFKKNTLFKMDKLVAMAQEGRTNDTENSGMTKECVPKFPAYHPLKSKVKKEKTDTKTLASNSPSNPSRKSSRTCKTTPKTVQKMQVLTHTLTQSVLPVPSNLIEPILKSEDTTLISSTVSPIPLCSAEIFPQQESHRCRKPPKKNTKVNKKMTTAVPHPPIFAVVSKALAEIVSTGNGKETKKDIGSKRKYKHVPRTSGVSELLCTNGIPQGDIHTQSNRDEVYSKTSAPTVPQSQNTRKREVQNKKGTEKAAVPLSDETVLPVSDCQLQSHSASQETPLLPSKIKTESDTLYLTPRTVRKKNPKTCKEIKKPSPKVEKAQVPSLDSSLGVEHICHDVPHVDQMRQVEAVIESVIEDLHKPLKNVSHRKKIKKEASNVLALTLNPSLGVEHRTPDVPEVDHIRQMEAVIESVIEDLHKKEVSDVSASAHSTFPASNNLFEPHNHSTVSQMLLLPSEIKTESGRINNAIPRTPDVPQMDHVRQMEAVIESVIEDLHKKEASNVAPLKPTTFSASDNLLEQHNHSTLPQSSFMSSGETKSGLKHAIPKTSTKNKSKTFMKEKLTCKSYSKNPKKAAIQTSVPTSDTMHVSTVKKNSNICKERKRSSHKVEKAQASSLDPSLGVEHGCPDRIRQVEAVIDSLIEDLHKPLKPNGQQKKFKEETSNVSALEQTTFLASNNLLEQHNHSTLPQYYFLSSGETKSGLKHAKPKMATKMKSKACSKGKLFKNAKKAAVITSDPSIGAENGCLNMPSHLTQAEKGGKGDGKNKYVGKHEKEAVISVTGDHLETAAHKPHQRKGPRKKLKEDSSVSKPGQVESTTSDSQLKQHDHNALQQVSLLVLEAKTESGIEHIMPEMEITNKPKTCRKRKLPSKALSGNAKRAALRTSNPTLGAEVGCLKMPPHLTHAEQGGNSDRKTNKNVVKHKKETVTSGMEDHMETAHKRHMGSKNNLKEEDNNVSISEQAATLTSDKHSNQVAVLASEIQSGSSTGHVTPPQKKHISKACKKRKILSKQSSKITETTTPPSSKPSLGVEYRYSEMATTFTHVDQVQNILDTPKGSKASNENTGSSHPISNVRHSRRPSKSNSHITTDLMQDQAILSVTSHLTNQPTSPVSTTVSSTAAQGQITELVSALCTEKRPHKIGRPPKKKKSQRPKGTGLDKSITDDDKECVKFLSAFVKEELIEEEKSLENRGGKKNGKGKKGKLFQTDNVNTPSKPSQSQVKDGNALADDKLVLQVPIDEAGDSISIAIDSISAVIPKHKKGGRIAKGKRVQNIASTPNIPSDQQCMNMSPEETSLCLSNISEKNRKRKVDSSSADFVNADINVLNLKDDLSDRSEILDSSLLGNQRVKNKGKNKSKTIAEEQTVATSVVKEMVWLDLQTTIAALKKKRGRPFKKSTLIRMAKQRSCEQQKSNTSRKLPVNKTPSCKSMGTSKGGKMHKFNPMSTTSRRHTRASEAMKNEDPVLKQQQDDIWEIIDVSSNIFSPIVTNSRSISVQEIETSETIFSVDAGATQGIQQVESTPLTTPLTKLPHKVTGMKKRRRRNKTGWATKVKSKRPLSKVNCGGTLEVFVQSSIDNTGLSFNSNLCNSLTENYTLESVEQEKECRAQVKAVTTNYNRVCVEKEINCGDQPLTARAKLQHSSVLLHNFKTRKPMSCHFCSRSFRHITAYTIHKRIHTGEKPYSCQKCGKRFAHLSKLKSHSNIHKQHGPIQCPCCVTQSPNKDDLIDHFKIHMKGTKRFSLINKTRRDKEIQIQPYTDYIESPVSLNGRKSFRCSTCLNLFFSKATLKLHLQTHSGVRRFTCKVCGKMFITFSSFNAHEKTHWPVKPYACSVCGKGFVLLRELKTHSHMHSGEMPFFCNHCGQAFSNFSSLRTHQVSKVCFEARDEGDGNKVDIEGFLVEQRADGQINTPMYFKCQICKQLNRHWCQYILHLQTHTNNKPNLCEICGQRYDQVPELCVHCKVCCKSSGEERACNSSLSEVWHEPQSLQNPMHVTEIDFLCNDNQEMLSTDDQHPKCKEPEPLPPLETMEEYSSDVLPQNPTPACHIPGNGLAINRPSPSNSMCTSSAILSPSVMSCNSVRVVQQPSGFRSRFQTHAPCDRYPRGQCGKSFNQWSKLWLHQGLHREKRCSFSCTQCNVEFRFFGSYREHMQEHAAQRPYACQLCPKTYVIEEDLNTHLCKNHQPCASLKCDTCGKGFTSFRNLERHRLLHRDASSHYCLPCKLPFPSYLALKNHLKAHKARPVIPLPEGPLEPLRFPYHCRKCNARFTTTDLLQAHQVCHLIGGKKTYSSSANVVSASLTSKLSNKPTERVTPLSPTTVPSLPLSKKRNMYRYPHPDRLYVVPKISSQPPVVVSDTEEEPQEIMNSSLSSVHDSPRNTVSLEHEGRTSPSNNCCEANNSDLPQRSCPSCVLIYEPTQCMPKTDTPHMPTHEPPCPLDKGPQNVPPQRWKKSKGNDDAFERASTTCVISRGKKQRYDGFECADCWVTFSDVSELHEHYLHHARGVK; encoded by the exons ATGGAGGAAAGTTGGGACAGCATAGATGAAGCAGGAGACTACTCAACAGATGCAGCTAGACATTTACCAAGCTGTTCATGTCAGCAAATCACTGAACACAAG GGAACAGAAGTGGGAGAAGAGACCCTGACTGACATGACAGCATTTAAGGTGAAGAATGATGAAGGCTCTGCTCCTGTTTCAGACATCCACAGTCATTCAAAGATCATGGCTCAAGATCTTCATCGAAAGGCGACAGAGGTCACCCACGATAAGTGTCCTTCTGTCTCAGAAAGATCATGCCCTGTGGGCCTAACAAATGTTCAGGAAATATGTATTTTGTCTTCTGGATTTGATGtaaaaaagaacagagagagagattctgcTGCAGTGGAGGTTGACACTATAGTTTCTTTCCCCCCCTTTTCAAGCAATCTGACAAAAAACATAAAGGGAAATGTCACACTTTCACCCACAGCGAAGATTGCTGTGACTCAAGGGCTATCGGCCTCTTCTCTAAGTGACCACGCACAATATTCAAGAGAGGTAGTGGATGAGAAAACCTATGCTGATGTTTCCCATCAAACGTTACCACTTGCAGATACCAAGAAAGGAAAAGAGAAAATGTCCTTGAATACCCTTTTGCCTGTGATGGAAAAGCAACAAAAGCGAAAAGCTGGTCGGCCATATAAGAAGAAAACTCTAGTGAAAATGGCAAGACTTTTAGCAATTGTCCAAGAACGGGATTCAGATGTCACAGAATTACACAGGGTGACTCACCATAAGGATACTCTAACACCCTCATGCAAACAAACGAAAGAGAAGAAAAAGGATGAAATGTTAGAATTTCCCCCAACTACCTCAAGTGACACATGCTTTGGATGCAATTCAACATCTGATTCTTCAAACCACCTTACTATTGCACATTCAGATGACATAATTTCTGCATCTCAAATAGCTGGACCAAGTATTTCTATGGAATTTAACCAACCCTCCAGGATACAGAAACCTTCAAAGACCACACAAAAAGAAGAATTAAAAATAAAAGAAGTGTCGGCGCTGAAATTGACCACTGTCACAAAGGGGCAATATTCTCCTATAGAACAAGCTCTGACACAAAATACCTTGGTGCCATCTGAGAATGCATTGAAAGTACAAAAGAGACCtggaaaaaataaaaagatgataTCCAAAGGAGGAAATGGAAGGACTCAGGCATTCAAAAGAAACCGAATGAATCCGAGCAGCCTGTTCACCACTCAGTCACAGAGTAGCAATGCTACACCCCAAGACAAAATTAATTTAGGACTCTCTCAAGATGCGACTCCACTGCAGTCATCAGATATAAAAATGGAGCCCAAATACTTGTCAGACACTTCTGTCTTGGATGTAAAGAACAATTTGAAGGAACACCAAAAAAGAGAACCTCCCTCTAAAAACTTTACAGAAGGGAGTGTTAAAAGTCCTGGTATAATGTCAAAATGCTTTGACTTGTCTATCACTCAAAAAGACCAGGGGGCACGAAGTGACATGAAGAGGGAAATCAAAGATAATGTAACTGCTAACATATCAGCTGTAGGAAACCAGGGGGAAATGACTCCAAGAACTCAAGAGCTCTCAAGACTAAAGAGTATTGAGGATGTGCTCAAATTGAAGCGGAAAGCTGGTCGACCATTCAAGAAAAATACGTTGTTTAAAATGGATAAGCTGGTAGCGATGGCACAGGAAGGAAGAACTAATGATACAGAGAATAGTGGCATGACTAAAGAGTGTGTTCCAAAATTCCCTGCATATCACCCCCTAAAGTCAAAAGTAAAAAAGGAAAAGACTGACACCAAAACCTTGGCATCAAATTCACCTAGTAACCCCTCAAGAAAATCCAGCAGAACATGTAAAACTACCCCAAAAACTGTTCAAAAGATGCAAgtcctcacacacacgctcacccaATCAGTTTTACCAGTTCCATCCAATCTTATTGAACCTATTCTCAAATCAGAGGACACAACTCTTATCTCCTCAACGGTCTCTCCAATTCCTTTATGTAGTGCAGAGATTTTTCCTCAACAGGAAAGCCACAGATGCAGAAAACCCCCGAAGAAAAACACAAAAGTTAACAAAAAGATGACCACTGCAGTCCCACATCCTCCAATATTTGCAGTAGTTTCCAAGGCCCTTGCTGAGATTGTCTCTACAGGGAATGGTAAAGAAACAAAGAAAGACATTGGATCCAAAAGAAAATACAAACACGTGCCTAGAACTTCTGGTGTATCAGAATTGCTGTGTACAAATGGAATTCCTCAGGGAGATATACATACCCAATCTAATAGGGATGAGGTATATTCCAAGACTTCAGCCCCAACTGTGCCACAATCCCAGAACACACGGAAGCGTGAGGTTCAAAATAAAAAAGGTACCGAAAAGGCAGCTGTCCCATTATCTGATGAAACTGTCCTTCCTGTTTCAGATTGCCAGTTGCAAAGTCACAGTGCATCTCAGGAAACGCCTTTACTGCCATCAAAGATTAAGACAGAATCTGACACATTATATCTGACACCTAGAACGGTTAGGAAGAAAAATCCAAAGACGTGTAAGGAAATAAAAAAACCTTCACCGAAAGTTGAGAAAGCACAGGTGCCATCTCTGGATTCTTCACTTGGAGTGGAACATATATGTCATGATGTGCCACATGTGGATCAAATGAGACAAGTGGAAGCAGTGATCGAGTCAGTAATTGAGGATCTCCACAAACCACTGAAAAATGTGAGTCATAGAAAAAAGATTAAAAAAGAGGCTAGCAATGTTCTTGCTTTAACGCTGAATCCTTCACTTGGAGTGGAACATAGAACTCCTGATGTGCCAGAAGTGGATCATATTAGACAAATGGAAGCAGTGATAGAGTCAGTGATTGAGGATCTCCACAAAAAAGAGGTCAGTGATGTTTCTGCATCAGCACACTCAACCTTTCCTGCCTCAAATAATCTGTTTGAACCACATAACCATAGTACAGTATCTCAAATGCTTCTGCTGCCATCAGAGATAAAGACAGAATCAGGCAGAATCAATAATGCCATACCCAGAACTCCTGATGTGCCACAAATGGATCATGTAAGACAAATGGAAGCAGTGATAGAGTCAGTGATTGAGGATCTCCACAAAAAAGAGGCCAGTAATGTTGCTCCATTAAAACCAACCACCTTTTCTGCCTCGGATAACCTTTTGGAACAGCATAACCATAGTACATTACCTCAATCTTCTTTTATGTCATCCGGAGAGACAAAATCAGGCTTGAAACATGCAATACCCAAAACGTCAACAAAAAACAAGTCAAAAACATTCATGAAAGAGAAACTTACCTGCAAAAGCTATTCAAAAAATCCTAAGAAAGCAGCTATACAAACTTCAGTTCCTACATCTGACACAATGCATGTGTCAACAGTTAAGAAGAATTCCAATATTTGTAAAGAAAGAAAAAGATCTTCACATAAAGTTGAGAAAGCACAGGCGTCATCTCTCGATCCTTCCCTTGGAGTGGAACATGGATGTCCTGATCGAATAAGACAAGTGGAAGCAGTGATAGACTCCCTGATTGAGGATCTCCACAAACCACTCAAACCTAATGGACAACAAAAAAAGTTTAAAGAAGAGACCAGTAATGTTTCTGCATTGGAACAAACAACATTTCTCGCCTCAAATAACCTGTTGGAACAGCATAACCATAGTACGTTACCTCAATATTATTTTCTGTCATCCGGAGAGACAAAATCAGGCTTGAAACATGCCAAACCCAAAATGGCAACAAAAATGAAGTCAAAAGCATGCAGTAAAGGGAAACTTTTTAAAAATGCTAAGAAAGCCGCTGTAATAACTTCAGATCCTTCTATTGGAGCAGAAAATGGATGTCTTAACATGCCTTCCCACCTTACCCAAGCAGAGAAAGGCGGAAAGGGAGATGGAAAAAACAAATATGTCGGAAAGCATGAAAAGGAAGCAGTGATATCAGTGACCGGTGATCATTTGGAAACAGCAGCCCACAAACCACATCAACGTAAGGGGCCAAGAAAGAAGCTAAAAGAGGACAGCAGTGTTTCCAAACCAGGACAAGTAGAATCTACTACTTCAGATAGCCAGCTAAAACAGCATGACCACAATGCATTACAGCAAGTTTCTTTGCTAGTATTGGAGGCAAAGACAGAATCAGGAATAGAGCATATCATGCCAGAAATGGAAATAACAAATAAGCCAAAAACATGCAGGAAAAGGAAACTCCCTTCAAAAGCACTCTCAGGAAATGCTAAAAGAGCAGCTCTGCGAACTTCAAATCCTACTCTTGGAGCAGAAGTTGGATGTCTTAAAATGCCTCCCCAccttacccatgcagagcaaggagGAAACAGTGATAGGAAAACCAATAAAAATGTAGTTAAACATAAAAAAGAAACAGTGACATCAGGGATGGAAGATCATATGGAAACAGCCCACAAACGACATATGGGGTCAAAAAATAATCTAAAAGAAGAGGACAACAATGTTTCCATATCAGAACAAGCAGCAACTCTTACCTCCGATAAACATTCAAACCAAGTTGCTGTGCTGGCATCAGAGATACAGTCAGGATCGAGCACTGGACATGTCACacccccacaaaaaaaacatatttcaaagGCATGCAAGAAAAGGAAAATACTGTCCAAACAAAGCTCAAAGATCACTGAAACTACAACCCCACCAAGTTCAAAACCATCTCTTGGAGTGGAATATAGATATTCTGAAATGGCTACCACTTTCACACATGTGGACCAGGTTCAGAATATTCTTGATACTCCTAAAGGCTCCAAAGCGAGTAATGAAAATACTGGATCAAGCCATCCAATATCAAATGTAAGACATTCCAGACGGCCCTCCAAATCTAATTCACATATCACAACTGACTTGATGCAAGATCAAGCAATTTTATCAGTTACATCACATCTCACTAATCAACCTACCAGTCCTGTATCAACAACAGTGTCCTCAACTGCAGCACAAGGACAGATTACTGAATTAGTGAGTGCTCTTTGTACAGAGAAAAGGCCACATAAAATAGGGAGGCCTCCTAAGAAGAAAAAATCTCAGAGACCAAAAGGAACAGGTCTTGATAAGAGTATCACAGATGACGACAAAGAATGTGTTAAATTCTTATCAGCATTTGTAAAAGAGGAACTAATTGAGGAAGAAAAAAGTCTAGAAAATAGGGGGGGAAAAAAGAACGGCAAAGGGAAGAAAGGCAAACTTTTCCAAACTGACAATGTGAATACACCAAGTAAACCTAGCCAATCTCAGGTGAAAGATGGCAATGCATTAGCAGATGACAAATTAGTTTTACAAGTCCCTATAGATGAAGCAGGGGACTCTATATCTATTGCAATAGACTCAATCAGTGCTGTGATTCCCAAACATAAAAAAGGTGGTCGTATTGCCAAGGGTAAAAGAGTTCAAAACATTGCATCCACCCCCAACATCCCCAGTGACCAGCAATGCATGAATATGTCCCCAGAAGAAACATCTCTGTGTCTCAGCAATATAtcagaaaaaaacagaaaacgAAAAGTTGACAGCAGCAGTGCTGATTTTGTTAATGCAGATATAAATGTTCTAAATCTTAAAGATGATCTTAGTGATAGATCTGAAATACTGGACTCATCCTTACTAGGGAATCAGAGGGTGAAGAACAAGGGTAAGAACAAATCCAAGACAAttgcagaagaacagacagtggCCACATCAGTGGTAAAAGAGATGGTGTGGCTCGATTTACAGACCACCATAGCAGCACTGAAAAAGAAACGAGGTCGGCCATTCAAGAAAAGTACCTTGATAAGAATGGCAAAACAGCGGTCATGTGAACAGCAGAAGTCAAACACTAGCAGAAAACTTCCCGTGAACAAGACACCGAGCTGCAAATCAATGGGAACTTCCAAGGGAGGGAAAATGCACAAATTCAACCCAATGTCAACAACTTCAAGAAGGCACACTAGAGCATCTGAGGCAATGAAGAATGAAGACCCTGTTCTTAAACAACAGCAGGATGACATATGGGAGATCATTGATGTATCCAGCAacattttctccccaattgtGACTAATTCCCGAAGTATTTCAGTGCAAGAAATCGAAACTTCAGAAACTATTTTCTCTGTTGATGCAGGGGCGACACAAGGAATCCAGCAAGTTGAGTCTACTCCGTTAACAACCCCTCTCACAAAATTACCTCATAAAGTGACTGGCATGAAGAAGAGACGCAGGAGAAATAAAACTGGATGGGCTACAAAAGTGAAATCCAAACGACCTCTCTCCAAAGTGAACTGCGGGGGTACGCTTGAGGTGTTTGTTCAGTCTTCCATTGACAACACTGGACTCTCATTCAACTCTAACCTCTGTAATTCGTTAACAGAAAATTACACATTGGAAAGTGTTGAACAAGAGAAAGAATGTAGAGCTCAAGTGAAAGCAGTAACAACCAACTACAATAGAGTTTGTGTGGAGAAGGAGATCAACTGTGGCGATCAACCCCTAACAGCTCGTGCTAAATTGCAGCATTCAAGTGTACTCCTACACAATTTTAAGACAAGGAAACCTATGTCATGCCATTTCTGCAGTCGCTCATTCCGTCACATAACAGCATACACAATTCACAAGCGTATTCACACAGGTGAGAAGCCTTACAGTTGCCAGAAGTGCGGCAAGCGCTTTGCTCATCTCTCCAAACTCAAATCACACTCAAACATCCACAAACAACATGGGCCCATTCAATGCCCATGTTGCGTCACTCAGTCTCCAAATAAAGATGACTTGATTGATCATTTCAAGATCCACATGAAGGGTACCAAGAGGTTCAGTTTGATTAATAAAACAAGAAGAGACAAAGAAATCCAGATTCAACCTTACACTGATTACATAGAGTCCCCAGTCTCTCTTAATGGCAGGAAATCCTTTAGATGCTCCACTTGCTTGAATCTTTTTTTCAGTAAGGCCACATTGAAGCTGCACCTACAAACACACAGTGGAGTGAGGCGTTTCACCTGCAAAGTCTGTGGCAAGATGTTTATCACGTTCTCAAGTTTCAATGCACATGAAAAAACACACTGGCCTGTTAAACCGTATGCTTGCTCTGTGTGTGGAAAAGGCTTTGTTCTGCTAAGGGAGCTCAAAACCCACTCTCATATGCACTCAGGCGAGATGCCTTTCTTCTGTAACCACTGTGGTCAGGCCTTTAGCAACTTCTCATCCTTGCGCACACATCAAGTCTCCAAAGTGTGTTTTGAGGCTAGAGATGAAGGGGATGGAAACAAGGTTGACATTGAGGGGTTCCTGGTGGAGCAAAGGGCTGATGGGCAGATTAATACCCCGATGTACTTTAAATGTCAGATTTGCAAACAACTTAATCGTCACTGGTGTCAGTACATTCTTCATCTGCAAACGCACACTAATAACAAGCCAAACCTTTGTGAGATCTGTGGACAACGGTATGATCAGGTTCCTGAATTATGTGTTCATTGTAAAGTGTGCTGCAAAtcaagtggagaggagagggcatGCAATTCGTCCTTGTCAGAGGTCTGGCATGAACCCCAATCTCTGCAAAATCCGATGCACGTGACTGAAATTGATTTTCTGTGCAATGATAATCAGGAAATGTTATCTACTGATGACCAACATCCTAAATGTAAGGAGCCTGAGCCCCTGCCACCTCTGGAAACTATGGAGGAGTATTCCTCAGATGTGCTTCCACAAAACCCCACACCTGCTTGCCATATCCCAGGTAATGGGTTAGCGATAAATCGACCTTCTCCCTCAAACTCCATGTGTACAAGTTCTGCCATATTGTCCCCCTCTGTAATGAGCTGTAATTCAGTACGTGTGGTTCAACAGCCTTCAGGTTTTCGCTCTCGTTTTCAGACCCATGCTCCTTGTGACAGATATCCCCGTGGACAATGTGGAAAATCCTTTAACCAGTGGAGCAAGCTCTGGTTGCATCAGGGACTACACAGAGAAAAACGCTGTAGCTTCTCATGCACTCAGTGCAATGTAGAGTTTCGCTTTTTTGGCTCCTATAGGGAGCACATGCAGGAACATGCAGCGCAGAGACCCTATGCTTGTCAGTTATGTCCCAAAACCTATGTCATTGAAGAAGACTTAAATACCCATCTGTGCAAAAATCACCAGCCGTGCGCAAGCCTGAAATGTGACACGTGTGGAAAGGGATTCACCAGTTTCAGAAATTTGGAGAGACATCGTCTCTTACACAGAGATGCTAGCTCGCACTATTGTCTCCCTTGCAAGCTCCCATTTCCTAGTTACCTAGCCTTAAAGAATCACTTGAAGGCTCACAAAGCCCGCCCTGTTATCCCTCTCCCTGAAGGGCCATTGGAACCACTTCGATTTCCCTATCACTGTAGAAAATGTAACGCCAGATTTACAACCACAGACTTGCTCCAAGCCCATCAGGTTTGCCATCTTATAGGGGGGAAGAAAACATATAGCAGTTCAGCAAATGTAGTTTCTGCTTCCCTGACCTCCAAGCTCTCAAACAAACCAACAGAGAGAGTCACGCCGCTATCCCCTACGACAGTACCTAGTCTTCCTCTGTCAAAGAAAAGGAACATGTATAGGTATCCTCACCCTGATCGTCTGTATGTCGTCCCTAAAATATCCTCACAGCCACCGGTTGTTGTTTCAGACACAGAGGAAGAGCCCCAAGAGATTATGAACTCTAGCTTATCCTCAGTCCACGACTCGCCTCGTAACACTGTGTCCCTTGAACATGAAGGGCGAACGAGCCCTAGCAATAATTGTTGTGAGGCAAACAACTCGGATCTACCTCAGCGCTCATGCCCCTCATGTGTCCTTATTTATGAACCTACTCAATGTATGCCAAAAACAGACACCCCACACATGCCGACTCATGAACCACCCTGTCCCTTGGATAAAGGTCCTCAGAATGTACCACCTCAAAGATGGAAAAAGTCTAAGGGTAATGATGATGCTTTCGAAAGAGCCTCAACAACATGTGTGATATCAAGGGGCAAAAAACAGCGGTATGATGGCTTTGAGTGTGCTGATTGTTGGGTAACATTTAGCGACGTCTCAGAGCTACATGAGCATTACTTACATCATGCCAGGGGGGTGAAGTGA